Part of the Hevea brasiliensis isolate MT/VB/25A 57/8 chromosome 16, ASM3005281v1, whole genome shotgun sequence genome is shown below.
aaacattttttacattaaaaaaatatttatataatattatccGCATTTATATTCATGTAAGGAGGCACTCATCACAGCAAAGTCCAAAGTTTATTTGTCTCTACTGTGGTCTTAATTTTCAAATATAAAAAGGCAAAATGGGCTCCATTTTATTCTACATATTCTGACCCTATTCCGCTTTATtcctttttttcccttttttggtCTATTATAATCTCAATTATCGaaggtatttttataaaataatcttATCCCTAaagcattaaaaaaataaattagttatctaaaaattaaaagaaaaaaggaTACTACAGTGGTGGAAAATTGCTTCCATGGAATCTGCAGGGAGTTAAAGTTACTGAATTTGAAAGTGATTTTGATTCCAAGGAACATAATGAAACTTTCTTGCCTGTAAAGGCCATGGAGAATATATGTAAAGGTTGTTAGAGATATTGTTTAGAAACTACTTGGGACTTTGCCTCATGGAAGATGGATTATATGGTCTAAATCACCTCAATATAAAGATGATTTtgacctctttttctttatattGCATTAATTTCCATGGAACATGATACACATACagtctctttcttttttctttctctttttaagTCATGCTCCATGCCTAATTAATGGCATATTCCACCTCACTTGTGAGTTCTTATTGCCCAAGATTTTGAGACATTTTGCCAATATTCTCTTTCGTTATCACGTGTACACGGCTTCCACACGATAAGTAATTGATTCTATTTCGCGCTTAAGCTTcacttattaattaattactcaattattaaaaaaaatatttatttatttattttttctgttGCTAATAAGAGAATAATTAAAGCATAAAATTAGCCATCACACTTTTTCCTTTTCCAGAAAAATCTTAAGTTTTTATACATTTTGCAATTAAAAATAGCCAATAGTAGAGTATGTATTTATGTATCTTTTATTTCAGTTGCCCTCATTATTTTCAGTAtttcataatattaaatttttattttcgggTCTACTAAAACAAAAAAGGAGTCCTGTACGAACTGAAAAGATAAAAAGCCTAGCCAGATCCATAACTATACggacttaaaaaaaaataatctagGCCTGATCCAGTATTTAGGCCCAGATTGTTAATTTCCAAActctgaattatttaattttctctgTTACAAACGGATAGCACCCTCTCaatattgtaatttcatatcaatatctgatataataaataaataataattagacACATAAGTAAATGTatgtttattattttctttttaaaaactgTAAAATGTTATAGATTTTGAAACTCAACAATATATGCATGTTCACTCGTCGAGACTCATATGTTTATTATCGTTTTACATAGAAAATCCTATATAAAATTACTGTTCTATTATATAATTTCGGAGGCTGAGGCCAACACCTCGACACCATAACTCATATTTCCTCTTAGTCACATATGCCATTTTTGGATTCGCCCTTCTGACCTCCATTCTCTTATTCGATTTCCATAAGATATGATGGATTCGCTTCAAGACCGGTCTTATCTGGTGGGCTTGGTTCCAAGATTGGCGAGTGAAAGTCTAGTACCGTGTTGGTTAAAAGTTATGCCTCTAGGAGTGGCGATGGTGAGAAAAATTTCAGAGCTTCTCAGCGCGAAGCTTTTGTGAGGGATTCCACTGAGTTTCGTCCTGAATCCATGGCTGTGGAAAGGGGAGCTGCTCTTGATGGTCTGTTTTGTTCTCTATCTTTTTGTTCTTTAATTTCAGCTATTATCTGCGTTACTATTTTTATATGAGGTTCAGTTGCAGAAAGTCACTTAAATTCAAGTACTAATGGGTTTctaatttctttcaaaaattttcaatttcagtaTTTCGTTGTGAATTCATATTATAATATTAGAAGCGAGGTGTTGTCAGTTGTGAGTGCAATCCAAGAGTGAGTTGTATATCTGCCATGTTCGTTCTTGCGCTTCTATAGAGGCATGATGCTGAATCATTGTCTTGCTATGGATCTTTTACAATTGTTGTACTCAGTGCAAGAGTCTGGTCGGATGTTCAACCAATATCGACCTGTTTCAACAAAACAGGATGTTGAGGAAGATATAGATGTATTAGAGGAAGAgataaatgtattgaaataatcataataaagttaaaaaaaaattaattttttttaaaattttttttaaaaattaaataaagtaaaaaataaaataaaataaaatatcgcttgaaataatttttaaaattttaaattttaacaaaaaaatCTAATGATAGGTAATATGATATGTAAATGGTGGTGAGGCCACGAGTTTATTTGCATTTTCCTCCACTAATCAGTAATCAATCGCCACATTTCGCACGTCTATTCTTTTCTTTCACGTATTTCACCAAGTTCACGCATTTCCCTGTGAAAAAAAATGCATCTTTCTATTTCTTGTCACCCGCTTAGGTTTAGCTTGTTCCAATACCAAGGCGACTCCACAAAATGGTAGCTACTACGGCACTTCTCCACAAACCCACCTTCAAACTTTCTCTCTCTTATCCTTCTAACCTCCGTACCTTCAAACCCACTCTGCTTCTACGACTTCCAGCTTCAAGATCTGTTTTCTTTGGTGCGTTTGGTTCCAAGAAAGGCGTGTCGAAGACCTCCATGACTGAGCTGGTCAAAACTTCTGCTTTTAGGGATGATGATGGTGAGAAAAATGTCAGAATGTTTCAACAAGAAGCTTTAGTAAAGGAACCCTCTAAGTTTTCTTCCGAATTGACGGCTGAGGGATTGGAACGCACTCTCAATCGTTTGGTTTGTTACTTTTtttcccctcttttttttttatcgcTCTGAACTTTGTAATATAACTAGTTTTTGCATTTGTTCAAAACTTATGCAACTAAGGCTTTTTCCTTTCACGTGGGTCTTTATTTCTATTTATTGCCTCAAGCTTAGATTTTGTATGTGCCCAAGAAAACTGGAATTATAGCATAGCAAGGGGTTTGGTTGAATCTAATATTACCCATTACAAAATCGAATTAGAAATGCAATATTCTTGGTAATCATGAAATTTATGCAGTTATGTATTACAAAATAGCCGACCCCATGTTTATGAGAATTTAACCCAGCAGAGAAAGCGAATCTATGTAGCCGATCCTaggcttagttgagttaagttgagttgagttttatgTATTACAAAATCATATGGCACATAATAGTATTTGTACCCAGAAAATCAAATATTCTATACTCTTGTTCCTCCGTGGGAACTTGGGAACACTGTATAAGTCACTTAAAATTTATAGAATTTATCATTTAATATCTGTGATATATTTATGTGAGCTTCAATTGTAGAAAGTTATTTAGTATTTCAATAACCTTGGACCAAATTTTAGTCCCAATTTTCCAATTCGCTTTGGTACTATTATGTTCTAAAACTTTTCTTTCAGCATTTAATTGAGCATTCTCACTCAACAttcagaccaaataacttgtcaTGAAATTATAGCGTATTTGTTCTTGGTACAGAGCAAGTGGTTTGTATCTTTCTTGTTTGGTGCTGTCATTCTTTGGAGGCATGATGCTGAGTCCATGTGGATTGCTATGGGGTCTGTATTAAATGCTATCCTTTCAGTAACACTCAAACGGATATTCAACCAAGAGAGACCTTTTCCATCGGCAAATTCTGATCCCGGGATGCCATCTTCACATGCACAATCTATCTTCTACACTGTTGTGTTTTGCATTCTTTCAAGTAATTCTGCTGCCCATTTCATTTGATATTGCTATGAAATGCGatgatatataatatattatttttttcacaGTTGGTTGTTTAATTTTAGTCAAGAAAGCGAAAGCAGTTGAGTCATTACTGTTATTTTAGTACTCTTGTTTAATAGGTTGGACATATGAGTAGAGGTAGCAGAATTGTATAGGATTTGCATctacaaaaataaataatcaatttcTTTCTCTAGAATTTTTCATCTCTCTACCCATTTGTTTTCTCTACCTCTGCTTTCCCTCCCCTTCTGCCTTAATCCCGCTCTGAGCTTTCTCGTCCTTCTTTTATAATCTTATTTTTTCACAAACCAAACAATAAAGTTAGGCCTGAAGATTTCAGTTCACaactgaaatttcatgagaacTTGAATAATTAACGCAGCCTTGCAGTATTAtctttattattgttattttttttggCTTTGTGATGCATAGTTGTAAAGGATGGTTTGGAGCAAGCATCAATCTAAAATGATAGAATGGATGAGCAGAAAAGTGTCTACACATTGTGATTGCATAAAAATTGAGATTGATAAATGGATGATAGATAGATAGATCCTGAGATGTTGCATTAGAAGAACTAAATCATACTGTATAATTCACTGGACTGATGTCTTATTTCCTCAATATGTAGTGAGTAGTGACATTTAATTATTACCCTCTCTTGAAAGAatacatgtttttttttttttttttcaaatagttTGTGAAAAAAAAATGGAACAAGCATTTGTGTGAAACATTTGAACGCCACAAAAGTCAGTGGACAATCTTTATATTTCTTCTTCCTACCCAGTAATTGCTTGCTGGCACACATATTTCCCTATGTGTATATTCATTCAGACTTAGCAAAGAACTGGATTTAGTTCCTCTTCAGCAAATAGTTAAATCTAATGGTTCTATTACTGACGCATATTTCTTGCTGCTCTGTATGCTGTTGCAGTTACAGAATGGTTTGGAGTAAATGAATTTACCTTGATCATAAATGCACTCACCTTGGTATTTGGCTCATATTTTGTAAGTATCATGTTGTCACTCATGCTATATTGTACCTTACATGCTTATGGGCACATctaactttattattttttttttttcagaaagaAATAATGTAAACTGAAGAAACTAATGGCTTTACGAATTagtgaaatgaaagaaaaattcaTAGAGCCTGAGAACTAGTCTAAGAGATTCTACCTTCTTAAGAACATTAGGACAATAGGTTAACTAATAGAGTTTATGACAATAGCAGACACTTGATTTTTTCCCCCTTATAATTGGTGATGGTTTATGAAATCTATTCATTGTGCAGTAAAGTGAGAATGGACTGGTTGCTGATGCTTATCTGTGTCATCTGTTTTTGTAGTCATGGCTACGGGTATCACAACGATATCATACAACCAGCCAAGTTGTGGTTGGTGCTGCTGTTGGGTCCCTATTCTCATTTTTGTGGTATTGGTCATGGCAATCCATTGTGCTGGAAGCATTTGTTTCCTCCTTGACAGTTCGAATAATTGTCATTCTGGCAGCTTCTACATTCTGCCTAGGCTTTCTTTTATATGTGATTCGCCATTGGCTTAAGGATGaagaatgaaattattttatggaGATAAAGGTAACTGCAAGCTGACTGAATTCCTTTTTGGAATTACATTATGGAATCACATTTGTTGTTTCTGATTCAGTACAGTCAACAGGGTTTTGCCATGAGGCTCAATAGAATCCTCTGTCATGAGATGCTGAATACTTGGTGGTTGATCAGATTAGCTTTCTTCCTTTTTCCTTGCTTTGAGACTTAAATTATTTGGTGGTTGATCAGATTTGATTTGATTGCTAACTGATCTTTTCTGTGCACTAATATGCAAACATGGTTTATAGTCGTTTTGAGATTGAAGTGCAATCAAACACAGAAATTCAAAAGGAGGAAAATGGCAAAATATTACTCACAATTGCGTTAATTACAACTAGGATTTACTAAGatggtatttttttaaaaaaaattgcaaTCTTACGAATATTAATGCCAAGAAAACTCCCAGAGCAAAAGTTATTACATGGTTAAGGCTACCGGGCCAGACCTACCATTAAACGCAGTTCTAACAACTTTGGATGAATTTTACCTTCTGCTGCTCCTGTTAGTTTCATGCAAAAAAAGTTCGCCTCTGATGAGAAATAACCTCGAAATTTCAGTAGAAGCCTTTTCAACAGTATCAATTTGTTGTTTCAGCAACTGTGATAGATTATCTTCGAAAATTTTGGAATTCCCGATACAAAAATACTGAGAAGGCGACTTCCGTATAAAACTGTGGCCACCGAGAAAGCTAGACTTTTTCAATCTTATGAATTAACCTCATTTCAAAAAACCATATTTCGAGAAATTCATATTTTCAGTTTCCAATATGCCTGCCCCTGTTTCCACCCTGCCGCCTCCTGATGGCTGTTGCCCTCCTCCACCTCTACACATTTCTCATTCTCTTGAAAATCTTGCGAATTTGGTAAAGCTTGTGTGACCGTTGAGCAATAACATTCAACAGTTGAGGAACGCTCAGTCAATATTATCTCGTAACCATCTCGAAAATTGTCCATTCTCTCAGTTATGAGTTGCCAAAACAGGCCTCCAGAAGTTGCACCTCCTCTTTTTGCTGGTGAGTATATCTTGTAATAAACTGTGTTAAACATCAGGTCTCTCTGATATGTGCTGAAACCAGGATCTTTCCAAGATTTTCCAAACTCGGTAGTGAGGTGGATTGTGTTGATGCATCTTGGATGAATGCATTGAACCAGTTGTTCAAGAAAGTAAGTTGGTATTGGTTGTTAGAGCTAGATAATGATAACCTGCTCAAGCAACAGAAAAACATCTGTAAACATAAATTATCTTGAATAATTATCTTGAATCTGGAAAGTGCAGTAGTTTCTCTGATGGAGATGGATTACCATTGATCAGGATATAAGTGGACTGTTGCGAAATCAATGCCAGGGATGCGGTTATTGGCAATGAAATCTGTCCCTATTTCAATGCCAGGGTTGAGATTCTCTCTGTGGTGTCAATTGTCCTAAAATCCTTCTAAACCAGCTTCAAGCAAGTGATTTCTGTCTATTGACTTCACAAAATGAGCCGTTTCCATTATCCAAGCCTGTCATAAAGATCCAAGAATTCACATGTAAGCATGGATTATGTGCTAATGAAGATGCATTAAGGGAagataatcaatttttttttgctAACTTTTGCATTGATTGAGGACGTCCCTACTCCCATGGAAGTGGGGCTAAAAGCAAGATGACCACCAGAAAAGGAAACTTGAAAGCTTTATTGCTGAGTAGTGGACAAACAAAATTAGGTAGAAATTGAATTCCAATTGAACTTCCAAGGGCTGGATTAAGAATTCATCGAGCTCAAAAaatgaacttttttttttctattatttttcaaaattagtGAAATAATGAAGGATGCAAGGTAAAGATTAgacgtaaaaaataaaaaatagagagAAAGAAACCTGAATAGCTTGAATAGCTAAGCCGGATGGATCAGATGTGCATCTAGGCTCTTTCATAAGCTCCCATGCCATGATTGTTGATCATCTTTGTAATGAATTCCAGTAAAGCCGTTGTATCTGTTAAGAACAGTAtgcaaaaaaaattgaaaaatttataGATTAGTGGTCTCGCATTAAAAAAGCAAAATGTTAAAAGGGTTTTATTTCTTTCCCTGAAAAAGCACAATTCATCAGAAAGTCACTGCTAAAAATAAAAGCAAACTCCATATTATTACTCTAAACTAGTTTCTGCTGACTCTAGAATACAAATTTGAAGAAATTCATAGCAATTATATTCACAAagcttgtaaataaataaataataaatgaaagAAACAATTAATAAAGAAACAGAAACACAGACAAAATGCAACAAAATTTAGGTAGAAATAGATACGTCTAGCCCAGGGTGTCTAAAGAAATCATCATCAGAAGACAGGTATTGCCCTTGATTTCTAGCCCAGTTCACATACTGCTTCTTCCCTCCAAAGCTATCATAGTTGTTAGCTAAGCTCAATGTGAGCTTGATCCCATATCTTCTAGCCTCAGCTATAACAAAATCCAGTCCCTTTAAACCAACAAAAGGAACCCAAATCATCAAGATTGTGAATCTACAAGAATTAAGGCACAAATTGAAGCTAAAAGAGTTTGTATTCATCAAGAGACCTTAAACATTTGTTCATTATAGGAACCAGGAGAGTACTTACTGCAGAGGCTCGTAACAACCATCACTGAAAGCCCAAATTCTAGCAACAGTGAGGCCATGGGTTGCTGCCTGATGAAATGCAGATGAAACCTTGTGTCTCAGAGATGGATCAGAAGCTACATACATCAACCAGTAGGCATTGAAGCATTTGCATAGCAAGGGCTATCATTCAAAAAGAAATGGTTTCCTTGTTGGATCAAAATGGCTAGCAAAAGAGCCTAAACAAAATGCCTCATCTCTATCTCtgtgtgtgtgtttgaagtgaggAAGCAATCTTGGACTAATATAGAGAAAGAGTTGCTGTTTAAAAGCTGAGATCTTCTTATTTATTTAAGGCAATGTGAAAACTTTAAATTTCTCTCTattctatatttatttttaatttatctgtTACTAAATCTATATATACTTAAATGTGACCGACAAATGAATTTGGAGGGATGTGGAAATCTTACATATCTGAAGAGAATAAAGAATGGAGACATACGGCATCAGATGGAAAGGAAAGGCTTCAGATTCCCGTACCTGCCCTACGTTACAAGCAACAAATGGAAATGGTCCCCGACCCCATTCAATTCAATCTATAAGTTTTATCTTTTTTTGGTGCTATTtttgttttctattttttatgATTGTAATGCAAAATGAGGGTTTATTGAGTTGTATATAACTATGTGGACTTGATATAGGAGAACCCATCACATGTAAAGCAAAAGGTTCAAAATAGCGCACCAACTCCccaaaattagaaattaaagagACTCGCTGGTTGCTATGAAAATTTAGGTTCAGTGGCAATACTTACTACACAGCACACCgtcatatttatatttattaaaaaaacaatTCTGAATGCATTTAAAACATATTTTTTTTGTCTTATCTGTTTTAAAAATAATAcattttttatttcaaaaatgaCATATTACTAAAACAAGACATTAAAAATCTGAATTTCTATTTGTccattttgaagaaaaaaaattttgtttGAAACGACATAATTACGAATCGTTCTGGATTTTCTCTCGGCACTCACTCCCTCAAATTTACCTCTATCGAGCTGCtgctgcctttacttgctgtctCTCGCCGTCTCACTGTAACTATATTTAACGCCCTTCCTGTCAGTGCCAAACTCAGCTGCCACATCTCTATATGTGCATCCTTGCTCTTTCAGGTAGGTTTTATCTCTAC
Proteins encoded:
- the LOC110645354 gene encoding lipid phosphate phosphatase epsilon 2, chloroplastic, with product MVATTALLHKPTFKLSLSYPSNLRTFKPTLLLRLPASRSVFFGAFGSKKGVSKTSMTELVKTSAFRDDDGEKNVRMFQQEALVKEPSKFSSELTAEGLERTLNRLSKWFVSFLFGAVILWRHDAESMWIAMGSVLNAILSVTLKRIFNQERPFPSANSDPGMPSSHAQSIFYTVVFCILSITEWFGVNEFTLIINALTLVFGSYFSWLRVSQRYHTTSQVVVGAAVGSLFSFLWYWSWQSIVLEAFVSSLTVRIIVILAASTFCLGFLLYVIRHWLKDEE